From one Pigmentibacter ruber genomic stretch:
- a CDS encoding flagellin N-terminal helical domain-containing protein, with protein sequence MGLRVQTNISSINAQRNLAVSTLALAKHTERVASGYRINRAADDAAGLAISEKLRSQVRGLVQAKRNTHDGISLIQTAEGGLNEISNMLIRLKELSVQAASDTIGDLERGHIQKEFVALKDEIDRIAYSTEFNGTRLLTGAAEIPPVLKENSNPPPLEIQVGASYYQEVDDLYTVRNPTHIIRINLEKINALTGGEGSLEIGTATDEEGTRVDKKIYAQRSMIRLDKAIDKVNEYRAILGAIQNRMQYAAANTGMTIENLEAAKSRIKDSDYADESSQVVQQTILQKAGISVLSQANQIPEMALKLLG encoded by the coding sequence ATGGGATTGAGGGTACAAACGAATATAAGCTCAATCAACGCACAGAGGAATTTAGCTGTGTCAACTCTTGCATTGGCAAAACACACAGAAAGAGTTGCAAGTGGTTATCGCATAAATAGAGCAGCAGATGATGCTGCCGGACTTGCAATTTCTGAAAAACTACGTTCACAAGTTAGAGGTCTTGTTCAAGCAAAACGCAATACTCATGATGGGATTAGTTTAATACAAACCGCTGAAGGAGGATTGAACGAAATATCAAATATGCTGATAAGATTAAAAGAACTTTCAGTTCAAGCTGCTAGTGATACAATTGGGGACTTAGAACGAGGCCATATACAAAAAGAATTTGTAGCCCTGAAAGATGAAATTGATAGAATTGCCTACTCAACTGAATTTAATGGAACTCGTCTACTTACGGGAGCAGCAGAAATTCCACCTGTATTAAAAGAAAACAGCAATCCTCCTCCATTAGAAATTCAAGTAGGAGCCTCATATTATCAGGAGGTTGATGACCTTTATACAGTAAGAAATCCAACACATATTATCAGAATTAACTTAGAAAAAATCAATGCTTTAACTGGTGGTGAGGGCTCACTGGAAATTGGTACCGCAACTGATGAAGAAGGTACACGAGTAGACAAGAAGATATATGCTCAACGCAGTATGATTCGTTTGGATAAAGCAATAGATAAAGTAAATGAATATAGAGCTATTTTAGGAGCTATCCAGAATAGAATGCAGTATGCAGCAGCAAATACCGGTATGACTATAGAAAACTTAGAGGCAGCAAAATCGCGCATCAAAGATTCTGATTATGCTGACGAAAGTTCACAGGTTGTCCAGCAAACCATTTTACAAAAAGCTGGAATTTCAGTTCTTTCTCAAGCTAATCAAATCCCTGAAATGGCTTTAAAGCTTTTAGGTTGA
- a CDS encoding aldehyde dehydrogenase family protein has protein sequence MNAVSSIISGKRTIGTDLFPSINPANKEDTLAIFANASKEECREACHEAKKGWENWKKTPAPIRAGIIANFAKLIEKNKEPLAQILTREMGKPIKEARGDIQEAIDTCYFFISEGRRLYGQTVPSEMHNKELYTYRRPLGVFACITAGNFPFAVPSWYFIPALVCGNVCVWKPSEDTPYLSMIFAEMLYAAGVPKNVFHVVFGSGAKTGAALVSLVDEGLIDKIGFTGSTEVGKQIGEICGRNLQTPCLELGGKNPMVVMPDADLDLVVNGALWAGFGTAGQRCTSLGNLIVHKSIKETLTKKLLDKVTSIQIGNPLNENIFYGPMISEKFLKKHIDNLENLVKPHHKLITTKNGRITETVKPDNFSGNANLGYYAFPSIVDNVSSDDAIFSTETFGPIFNILTFSDLDEAIYFANKSGYGLSSAIYTNNIQAAYRYRTEISAGMTSINNSTTGAEAHLPFGGNGKSGNGSRQSGIWVVDQFTKWQSVNWDMSGTLQLAQMDTHYINPTDYTVKI, from the coding sequence ATGAATGCAGTTTCATCTATTATTTCTGGTAAAAGAACCATTGGAACAGATCTTTTTCCTTCAATTAACCCAGCAAATAAAGAAGATACTTTAGCTATATTTGCAAATGCTAGTAAAGAAGAATGCCGTGAAGCCTGCCATGAAGCAAAAAAAGGTTGGGAAAATTGGAAAAAAACTCCTGCACCTATTCGGGCAGGAATCATAGCAAATTTTGCAAAGCTAATAGAAAAAAATAAAGAGCCATTAGCACAAATATTGACCCGAGAAATGGGTAAACCTATCAAAGAAGCGCGTGGAGATATTCAAGAAGCAATCGACACATGTTATTTTTTTATTTCAGAGGGCAGGCGTTTATATGGGCAAACAGTCCCGAGTGAAATGCACAATAAAGAATTATATACATACCGTAGACCTCTTGGTGTTTTTGCCTGCATCACAGCCGGAAATTTTCCCTTTGCCGTTCCTAGTTGGTACTTTATACCAGCTTTAGTTTGTGGAAATGTATGTGTTTGGAAACCATCAGAAGATACTCCTTATTTATCTATGATTTTTGCTGAAATGTTATATGCAGCAGGAGTTCCAAAAAATGTTTTTCATGTTGTTTTTGGTTCAGGGGCAAAAACTGGAGCAGCATTAGTTTCCTTAGTTGATGAAGGATTAATAGATAAAATAGGTTTCACCGGAAGTACCGAGGTTGGAAAACAAATCGGCGAAATTTGTGGACGTAATTTGCAAACTCCTTGTTTAGAGCTAGGAGGAAAAAATCCTATGGTAGTAATGCCCGATGCCGATCTAGATCTTGTAGTAAATGGGGCTCTATGGGCTGGTTTTGGTACTGCTGGACAACGTTGCACATCATTAGGTAATTTAATAGTTCATAAATCTATTAAAGAAACACTTACAAAAAAATTGCTAGATAAAGTTACAAGTATTCAAATTGGAAATCCTTTAAATGAGAATATTTTTTACGGTCCCATGATTAGTGAAAAGTTTTTGAAAAAACATATAGATAATTTAGAAAATTTAGTTAAACCTCACCATAAATTAATTACGACAAAAAATGGGCGCATAACAGAAACAGTAAAACCTGATAATTTTTCAGGAAATGCTAATTTAGGGTATTATGCATTTCCAAGTATTGTGGATAATGTCTCATCTGACGATGCTATCTTTTCGACTGAAACATTTGGTCCTATTTTCAATATCCTCACTTTTTCTGATTTAGACGAAGCTATTTACTTCGCCAATAAATCTGGTTATGGGTTAAGTTCAGCTATTTACACAAATAATATACAGGCTGCATATCGATATAGAACAGAAATTTCAGCTGGTATGACAAGTATTAATAACAGCACAACAGGTGCAGAAGCGCATCTTCCCTTTGGAGGAAATGGAAAAAGCGGTAATGGGAGTAGGCAATCAGGTATATGGGTTGTCGACCAATTTACTAAATGGCAGTCTGTTAACTGGGATATGAGTGGTACTTTGCAACTAGCCCAAATGGATACTCACTACATAAATCCAACAGATTACACTGTTAAAATTTAA
- a CDS encoding ATP-binding cassette domain-containing protein — MTSSNSKYLSSFQLWIQQIGIWPSQFFIFLISVIIIIPLSLILLCVTSFVIQTINSAPMDLTWSRLLGDQLALWITPIVEGTRFESSIPLSFQKEWFTIIFLIVAFIYGFLNFYNEYLIRHLGEKLAKKLRSDIAEKYLSLNYQSAKKVDAGLLSSMVGEDIRETQQTFTRLVSSIIKDGLTSLILLIWLIVLDVQLFILFVTVLIPAGIVLRITSKTLKKLSRQGLQFESELLSGILERMRGWQTIQVHKAIPYEIIKFNKINDKIYHIWRRATRAKTLGSPLVEWLGTIAGAFIIIAAMRKISDGSLDSNIFINFMLTVALLSDKINRMSSQLNSTRKGTDALHRIKFFLSDHTLESSNHLLPEKKEELISIIDSVKIKNLTIANHPARPLVENLNVILRKGSLLVIIGQSGAGKSTFIRTFLGIQPILNGKILINDIEISEEYYKKIANKICFIPQDPFIFSGSIFENIIYPQKITIPSDQQISEIKNALTLSLLEKDIFSDVNGLSGGEKQRLMFARIFYNQPELIIIDEGTSALDNINEIKIIENLKCHVQNAITIVIAHRPAIKEYATDILDFSPSKTSQASKAFSDPSVTEELI, encoded by the coding sequence ATGACTTCAAGTAATTCCAAATATCTATCATCATTTCAATTGTGGATTCAACAAATTGGAATATGGCCAAGTCAGTTTTTTATTTTTTTGATATCTGTCATTATTATTATTCCACTTTCACTAATTTTGCTTTGCGTAACTTCATTTGTTATTCAAACAATAAATTCTGCTCCAATGGATCTTACTTGGTCCAGACTGCTTGGCGATCAATTAGCACTTTGGATTACACCTATTGTTGAAGGCACACGTTTTGAAAGTTCTATTCCACTATCGTTTCAAAAAGAATGGTTCACAATAATATTTTTAATAGTTGCATTTATTTACGGTTTTCTTAATTTTTATAATGAATATTTAATCAGACATTTAGGCGAAAAATTAGCAAAAAAATTAAGGTCAGATATTGCTGAAAAATATTTATCATTAAATTACCAATCAGCAAAAAAAGTAGATGCAGGACTTTTATCCTCTATGGTTGGAGAAGACATCAGAGAAACACAGCAAACTTTTACAAGACTTGTCAGTAGTATTATTAAAGATGGGTTAACTTCTTTGATATTATTAATTTGGTTAATTGTACTTGATGTTCAACTTTTTATATTGTTTGTTACTGTATTAATTCCAGCAGGAATAGTTTTACGTATTACAAGCAAAACTTTGAAAAAACTATCTAGACAGGGATTACAATTTGAAAGTGAATTATTAAGCGGAATTCTTGAAAGAATGCGTGGCTGGCAAACTATTCAAGTTCACAAAGCAATTCCTTATGAGATTATAAAATTTAATAAAATTAATGATAAAATATATCATATATGGAGAAGGGCTACTCGTGCTAAAACTTTGGGAAGCCCTTTAGTAGAGTGGCTTGGAACTATTGCCGGTGCATTTATTATTATTGCAGCTATGCGAAAAATTTCAGATGGCTCACTAGATAGTAATATTTTTATTAATTTTATGCTAACAGTTGCTCTTTTATCAGATAAAATTAATAGAATGTCAAGCCAATTAAATTCTACCCGCAAAGGAACAGATGCTTTACATAGAATAAAATTCTTTTTATCAGATCATACTTTGGAATCAAGTAATCATTTACTTCCCGAAAAAAAAGAAGAATTAATTTCAATAATCGATTCTGTAAAAATAAAAAATTTAACTATTGCAAACCATCCTGCTAGACCACTTGTTGAGAATTTAAATGTTATATTAAGAAAGGGTTCTCTATTAGTTATAATAGGACAGTCTGGTGCAGGAAAAAGTACTTTTATAAGAACTTTTTTAGGAATACAACCTATTTTAAATGGAAAAATATTAATAAATGACATTGAAATTAGCGAAGAATATTATAAAAAAATCGCTAATAAAATATGTTTTATTCCTCAAGATCCATTTATCTTTTCAGGTTCTATCTTTGAAAATATTATTTATCCACAAAAAATTACAATCCCTTCAGACCAGCAAATTTCTGAAATTAAAAATGCGCTCACTTTATCATTATTAGAAAAAGATATTTTTTCAGATGTAAATGGTCTTTCTGGAGGGGAAAAACAACGCTTGATGTTTGCTAGAATTTTCTACAACCAACCAGAATTAATTATTATTGATGAAGGAACAAGCGCTCTAGATAATATTAACGAAATTAAAATAATTGAAAATTTAAAATGTCATGTCCAAAACGCAATTACAATCGTGATTGCCCATAGACCTGCTATTAAAGAATATGCTACTGATATATTGGATTTTTCACCATCAAAGACATCGCAAGCCAGCAAAGCTTTTAGCGATCCATCAGTAACAGAGGAATTAATATGA
- a CDS encoding 6-carboxytetrahydropterin synthase — MLNTPQSTTKIFIQDVTLLDCAILYPSTGPQGKSWYVDVTWEGKKDKNGVLFDFSLAKKSAKSTIDHEFDHKLLVKPSSIRFQSNSQLIIVAGFKETEQDSIFAINTYSNSVRKISRETLISLDKGDVSLLEKEISQSILRNSPENVTNVIVKLRPHEHHTKSNYFSYTHSLCHHYGNCQRFHGHSNIIEVFKDGKFDADKSNFVAKKLNHSYIISRNYLETNWNSKLIHELIEHCPEITEYKDKLLVAQYKGTQGEVAVILPKECVFLLEQESTVENIAEFIKSLFQATDQDLEIRAYEGLAKGSICS, encoded by the coding sequence ATGTTAAATACACCCCAGAGTACGACCAAAATATTCATTCAAGATGTTACCTTGCTTGATTGTGCTATTTTATATCCTAGTACAGGTCCTCAAGGAAAAAGCTGGTACGTTGATGTTACTTGGGAAGGTAAAAAAGATAAAAATGGAGTTCTTTTTGATTTTAGTCTAGCTAAAAAATCAGCTAAAAGTACTATCGATCACGAATTTGATCATAAATTGCTTGTTAAACCGAGTAGTATCCGTTTTCAATCCAATTCTCAACTTATAATTGTTGCTGGTTTTAAAGAAACTGAACAAGATTCCATTTTTGCTATAAATACGTACAGCAATTCTGTAAGAAAAATATCAAGAGAAACATTAATATCTTTAGACAAAGGAGACGTTTCTTTATTAGAAAAAGAAATTTCTCAATCAATTCTTCGAAATTCTCCTGAAAACGTAACTAACGTTATTGTTAAATTAAGACCCCATGAACATCATACCAAAAGCAATTACTTCAGCTATACCCACAGCTTATGCCATCATTATGGTAATTGCCAAAGATTTCATGGCCATAGCAATATAATTGAAGTGTTTAAAGATGGAAAATTTGATGCTGATAAAAGTAATTTTGTCGCTAAAAAACTGAATCATTCTTATATTATTTCAAGAAATTATTTAGAAACCAATTGGAATTCTAAACTAATTCATGAATTAATAGAACATTGTCCTGAAATCACTGAATATAAAGATAAATTATTGGTTGCTCAATATAAAGGAACACAAGGAGAAGTTGCTGTTATATTACCAAAAGAGTGCGTTTTTTTATTAGAACAAGAAAGTACAGTAGAAAATATAGCAGAATTTATAAAAAGTTTATTTCAAGCAACCGATCAAGATTTAGAAATACGTGCATATGAAGGTTTAGCAAAAGGTTCAATCTGTTCTTAA